From the genome of Podarcis muralis chromosome 3, rPodMur119.hap1.1, whole genome shotgun sequence:
TTAAACTGGGATGCCCAGAACCAGACACAGGGCTGCAGGTGGGAAGAACAGAGTGGGactgtgacttcccttgatctgcacACCAGATTTGGTCACATCTTGGTCACATGTCCAGCCTGGTCTGGCCAGACAAGGGGCTCCTCCATCCAGGCCTCTCCTGGTTCTTCTTATCCAACAGGAGCTAGCataaagttaccagatttttttcaaagaatccaggtacacttttttttttaaaaaaagagagaagtcagTTGACCGGGTGGTCGGGCGCTCTCGTTCCTGGCTTGATTTGGGTCATGGTATGTGTGTGTCAGcagttcccccttggcagtggcagcggcagcctcagcagcctggagccagcctggtagcgcaatCGGctgtggctggcttcaggagctgctcggtgccgtggcgcctgccattttgcctcgTCGGAAGTCCCcatgtcttgtgccgttgaaccaatcacacaatgttcattccctactaataaatctacaacttttaaaatataaatctggggacattaaatcAAATCCGGGGACATACCAGGGAcggattttgtctggggacagatttgtaaatccggggactttcCCTgagaaacggggacatctggtcaCCATAAGCTAGcagggtgggtgtgtgggtgtgggtgtgtgggtgtgggtgtgggtgtgttgggTCTCTCTCTCTAGAAAGTGAGGCCCATGCctttcctttggggggggcatCCTTGGGCTCTCCTGTCCCAGGGATCATTCTACCAGGATCTTTGCTCTATCTGCTTCACCAAGTTGGCTGAGAAAAGGTTCGTGCTCAGGATTGCTCATAAAGGCAGGACGTCCGAGAACCAACCATTTCCCCAGAAGGGCCAAAAACACCAGAGTGACCACTCAACAAAACCACCGGATGCAACTCAGACACAAAGGTGCATCATCAAGGCTTTTGAACCCCCACTGGGTTTACTTGGGCCAGAAGTTCTGAAAACTTCCAGTGAAAGAACAGCTCATTCCACGAAAACCCTTTTCTCTGGAATTGTCAtcatttgttctctctctctctctctctctctctctcacacacacacacaaacacacacacacacacacaacctcccaGGAGAGAATCTAGATGGCAGTGCCAAATCACAgaactttagagttggaagggacccccaaggctcatctagtctgtCTCTTGTCGTGCTGAAACTGCAGAAAATTCTTGCCcttaatcttccaatattcagtttccttagatgtccatgagttctagagtAACGAGGGGAAAAACACCAcatctctctccactttctccctgCCATGTGTGACgtctatcatgtcgcctcttccTGAGAGCAAGACAAAATTGGTGGCCATTCCttcctccagtgggagggagttccatagtctaactaCACACTGCATAAAGAAGAGCTTTTTTTCATGTGTCCTCTCCTCCCACTGCCTTGTCACTGGGCTCTGCCCTTGCCTGCCCACTGTCTCCATCTCCCCACTCggctctgctttccttcctttctcctggaTCAGGGCCTCCCCCAGCACACCAGGCCTGCTGTTTTCCTCCCAggcctctgctgccactgccccagcCGACTTCCATCCCAGATAAAAGGCCTGCAAGCATTCCATGACATCAAGCGCAGCCAATGCGGGACGCAACCTCCACCAAGTCCCACCCCCCCATGTGCTCTCTTCCCAAAGGCCGCTTTGTCCCCACTTTCGGCTGTAGCAAAGCACACCAGGAGGGTTTCCGCTCTGGAGTCCCAGGACCTGGAAGAGAGGAGCCTGGAGCCTTGAGCCGCCTTCCTGCTGTCACATCAGATTTGACTGGGAGGTCAAGGAGAAGTTCCTGCGCTGTGGAGGTTTCCTGCCTGATGCAGCTGACGTGGTCAAAACTGGGGCTgccctgcatttatttttatttttaaaatcatttttattgattttccaacgaaaaacatccaattaaatatccaatcataatacttcaattaaaaaaataaaaaactaaaataaaaaagatcaaattatagtccaaattgtatttattattttcttgGGGCTCCCCACAGTCTGGATCTCTGGAGCATATCTGTTaatggaaaaatccgagggctcccttggacaaaaacaaagacaccaaccaggataacttggagcaaaacagcagcctgtaggcttggcctttattgatctgttgcaacagggtgctcccctcacttgcaggagagaggaggacccagaaaaatggtgtgcaaggtcttataaagacttttgaaattcccctcctgtagatcaagaccacccccagaaacatcatgcatacatcacagaaaggaggggttgagggaggagttgtggtggtaacctgagtgtcctgtcacctgactggttcctcctctcccccctaccccttgagtactttccaggtgacagaggggagtttccagtttcctgcccccagagggaagagctgattattgtcctttgttccagtccgtgctgaatccactcccatatgcaagttctttgtgatcttgatggtcttctgtcatcagggttggcatagcaactgggcagggctcctgtggatgtgctgggatggtgaagggattatggctgaccagaaccaagccacccccctttgatagtccttgtcatatggagtaaaataaaaatggaacagtgcaaatccgatgtatggttgattttctatgaatttataacagaagcgtagcgtatgtagtgtgtgagtgtgagtgtgtgtgaagtttgtacaaactgaatgatgggggggggggtttcctgccctgcatttatttattcagagAGTTTATAcgctgcttttgttgttttaagtgGTTTAAATCTCTAAGCGGTTTCCAGCACATCTGAAACCTTCATAGATAAAGAGCAGGCCTTTGCTGGCAGtgagggggtgggaggtggggtctCTGGGATCAGGCAGCCCCAGCAGATAACACCAATTCTGGCCCGTCTGCAATGAGTGCCAGTCGGGGTCTGGTCCAACTCAGAGCAAGGGCTTGGTGCTGTAAAGCAGTGAGAGGGACAGGGATCCAGCCCAAGGGCCAGATCCAGAACTCTCCCATCCCTCTGGGCAAGTTAGACTTAAATCAGTCAGATCTCAAATTCCAGATATAGCTGCAATGGAGCCTCTTCATTATGTTTttgctgtgattttattggtgctagctgccctgagcctggctctggctggggaaggcagggtatattttttgctctataagactcacttttcccctcctaaaaagtaaggggaaatgtgtgtgcgtcttatggagcgaatgcaggctgtgcagctatcgcagaaaccagaacagcaagagggattactgctttcactgtgcagtgatccctcttgctgttctggcttctgagattcagaatatttttttttcttgttttcctcctccaaaaactaggtgcgtcttgtggtctggtgcatcttatagagcaaaaaatatggtaaacaattattattattattattattattattattattattattattattaggttcagGACCCCAGGATCACAAGGTCTGTGTCTCCCCAGACTGTCCTCCCCAATAGTCTTCCTTGGAGGCAAGCGCAGAGGCTGCCAATGGGAGGAGAGGCCTTGCCAGTGGTGGCCCCTTGGCTTTGGGATGCTCTCAGGCAAACACATTCTTACTCTCTCCTTGATGAGGTTCGATCTTCCGCTTCAGGCGGAGAAGGGTCTTTTCCTAGCTTTTAGTATTCCATATGTTGTGACTGTTTTGACTCTTTTGTTGCTTTTTCTTCAAGCCAACCAACTTGTTTTTGTAAAAAGTGATGGATGGAAGAATGAAATAATCCACGGGTGCTTGAGACAGGATGGAGCCAGGCGCCCATTCAGGGGTCCAGACTCAATCAAGGGCCAAACCAGTTAAGCTTTTTGTTATGTAAATAACAGCTGCTAAGGAGCCTGAGCAGGACCAGAACTGGAGGAGttttgagaggaggaggaggaggagggagccaaGTCTGTCCCTGCACGGAGCCTCTTCCtccctgggagggggggggggggaaagccctgtgcAAAGACCCTTTTTAGCACGTTGCTGACATCTGCAGGGCAAACATGCAAAGGAAGCCAAGCCAAAGTGAAGGCTGTGGAGAAGAAGGCTTACAAAGTTGTCATTAAGAGTCACTGATaacagaaccatagaactgttgacttggaagggaccccaagagtcatctagtccaaccccctgcaatgcaggaatcttttgcccaatgtgggactcgaacccatgaccctgagatgaagactgttgcaggaatttatgtatagtttGGGgaggggttgcccctccagcagatatcatgcactaCCTAAATCAGCACAAtcccttttgtgacttttgtgacttgtccccacaaaacacttcatcacagtttcttcctatctcttcaaagggcctctgctgcacaataccaaatgtaagaattcactgaacAATgcatctctgtactggctcactggggaaacttcagaaattcatctagacctgtgagctcagctcctcagcagcccctctgcctgagggataatccctggcatcctgatacctgagtgccagacaggtagccattccagaaatcaCAAACCCAGATGAggacaaaagggtgggatgaacttggctgggaaacagggaaatatctcttttgttccacttgatgggtgtttggtggagggcaaggggaaccatggggcagggtccagggtgctcagattacggccaccagacctctcctttcatgatgtaaccatgatgtatgagtgatgtagtttggggggaggtaacatggggattaaaaggtaaaggtaccccttcccgtacgggccagtcttgacagactctagggttgtgcgcccatctcactcaagaggccgggggccagcgctgtccggagacacttccgggtcacgtggccagcgtgacatcgctgctctggcgagccagcgcagcacatggaaacgccgtttaccttcccgctggtaagcggtccctatttatctacttgcacccgggggtgctttcgaactgctaggttggcaggcgctgggaccgaacaacgggagcgcaccccgccgcggggattcgaaccgctgaccatgcgatcggcaagtcctaggcactgaggcttttacccacagcgccacccgcgtcccaacatggGGAtttgcagctaataaaagtttgggttctcttttgtttggggcttccatcttgttccacctggtggcaggtgggagtcctgtcacgacagtcttccataaagaccaagccgactggctgctcttttgctctggtattccggGCTGGGGTCCttgctttttgtccaagggagccctaagATCTCTCCCTTAACAAGACTAAGCACATTAAAACTCACAACTCCATGGACATAATGGGTCTTCAGCTGGGTGCCTGGAGAGGCTGAGCTGCCTGTAGGGTTGGCGGCCGCTGGCTGGACCTGGCAAGGGGGGGCTGGCGTCTCCAGAGTGACCAGGCAGGTCATGGGGGGGCTTTGGGCTGCTTCCCCACTGAGTCCGCTGCCTCAGAGGAGCGAGAGAAGCTCTCCATCAGGACCAGTTGCCCTTCTTTGCCCAGCCTACAGCCAAAGGTTGCAGCCCTGGCAGCTGTTTAGTCTGGAGAAAACGCGCATGAGAGGCGACAGGATGGAGACCCCATGGGACCCCGAGGGGCtcctctcctcaccccccccccttgctggggaCCCCCACACGCCTCTTGGGCAAAAAATGCTGCCCTTGCTGGTCCTGGAATAACAgacatgtagagttggaaggtccgtatagttacagctctggttttcccagtagtgatgtatggaagtgagagctggaccatcaagaaggctgatcgccgaagaatggatgcttctgaattctggtgctggaggagactcttgagagtcccatggactgcaagaagatcaaacctctccattctgaaggaaatcagccctgagtgctcactggaaggacagatcctgaagctgaggctccaagactttggccacctcatgagaagagaagactccctggaaaagacccgcatgttgggaaagatggagggcgcaaggagaaggggacggcagacgacgagatggtgggacagtgttcttgaagctaccagcatgagggaggcagtggaagacaggagggcctggcgtgctctggtccagggggtcaccaagaggcggacatgactcaACAACTAAGCAacaagagagttggaagggatcccaaaggccatctagtccagccctcgcAATGCAGGCAGCTCACCCTCCGAAGGGGAGGGAGGTGGCGAGGGTGGATTCGGGGTCAGCCCCGCCAGAAGGACCAGCaagagcagcgggggggggggggtgtccgctGATGTGGGGCTCGGAAgctcctgcctgccaaacctcaaggaagacggggggggggcatcccAGGGTCCAGAAGGGAGCGAAGGAGCAGAGCCCATGCGAGGGAGGAGCGGCAGCCCTGCGGGCAGAAGGCCGGTGCCCGGAGCCATTCCTTGCAAGAGGCCCTGGGCTCTCCCTTGGGCGCTCTTCTTCGGCCCGGGCAGCGCCTTGCACGCCTGACACGCGGACTGAGCGTCACGTGTGAATGTGCGGGGCGGGCCTCCCGTGCAGGAAGGCGATGGGCCCGCCCCTCGCCTCCGCCAGGGGGCGCCCCAGAGCCGCGCTTCCTTCGCCCGGCGCGGAGACGAAGAGCGTTGCCAGGCTCTGCCCGCAGGGGGCGAAAGAGAGAGGCGGAGCATAGAGTAGCCGAGGGCCAGAGCGGAGGGCAGAGCGAGAACAtgggatgttttgggactacaactcccatcacccctttgCTCACAGCCCCAgcggtcaggcatgatgggaattgtagtcccaagtcATGCCCGGCCTAGAGCGTCTCCGGTCTCGGGGCAGAGCGTCGCCGGACGTCCGTCCCGCTTCCCAGCAGGCTCCGCGGCTGGAGCTGGTCAGACGTGTCTCCGCCAGCGCCGGAGCGAGAGATCGAGGGAGGGATCGGGATCCGCCAGGTGAGGAGACTCGGCCTCcgccgccccctcccctcccccccgcctTGCCCGGCCtgaccctctcccccccctccctctcccccccccaggaTGGTGACGGACGTGCAGCTGGCCATCTTCGCCAACATGCTGGGCGTCTCGCTCTTCCTGCTGGTCGTCCTCTACCACTACGTGGCCGTCAACAAccccaagaagcaggagtgaCGCCCCCGAGGAGCCGCAGCAGCACCAGGAGGACAGGTACCAATTCATAGCCAGAGGGTGATGGCAGTCTATAGCTGCCCAcaggggcgtagcgtggggggtgcaggggggggccagccacaccgggcgcaacatctggggggggggggggcgcgcgagtcgccgaagagcctcgggcgcaggctgtagcagagccccatgtctcgcggaaccgacgagctggcagcggctctcagcgcttgcCTCGGTCCCCGCACACCAGGGCCGCGGAGggtgcgccaggcagcccctcctcacagccccgccgctgctgctgctgcagctgctgggccatgttgcattttcctcgcctctctgccctcctcctcctccgggcaagcggcgtcgtttgggcggcagcgccagcggcaactcgcctcagatcacctgacacggacccgccgctaccttaccgtaaataccccagcccaggcagcagcaagaagaagctggcagcggcggcaggttaggggttagggggcgcaaattccttgccttgccccgggtgctgacaacccacgctacgccgctggctgCCCAGGCAATTCTCTGCCTCCCCTCTTGCAGGCAGCCAGGCTTGCGAGAACCAGCTGTTGGAGACCATGGcgggcaggggcgggggggggcgctcTTGGGCACGAATCCCGCTTGCTGGTTTCTcgcaggcatccagttggccccCGCAAGAAGTTCTGAGTTCTAGCTCAGTTGGGAATGCAGAGGAGTCAGGCTTGCTCCTTGAATCTCTGCCGGAGAAAGAGGCCAAGATGTCTCCTCTGCAGAGGTGAGCtcgagaagccccccccccccccccgcctcacctctccccgtttctcttcccaccctcaggagctgccgctgccaccaccaagcagggaagccatggctggagTGACGCCCCCCCAACCGGTGCCCCCCGACGCCCCTCTGAGTCCACAAGGCCCCTGCAGACGCCGCCCATGACACCCGCCGGTTGCTgtcttttttgtttcattttgtcaaACGAAATTTATTAATAGAAACATGTTCACAAGACAAATCTGTCAAAAAATAGCTTCCGAGCCAGTAACCAACTATGTACACAGCTGCTGCGGGAAATGCCGGGTGGGGGGGCAAGGCTGGTCTTTCCCAGGGGCTCCTTCCCAGGCCAGCTggtctgcaaggcagtggagatgGATCCCGAGCTAGGCCCTGGGCGGCGCCTTGTGTAGCTGGCCGCCGCCGGGAGAGAGCGGCCCCTCGTAGGCAGGGAGGTGGCTCAGAGCCAGGACCATGGGCTGGCGAGTCCCAAAGAGCAGCTTGGGCTTGAAGGggcaggggcgggggggagggctgGGGGGAGGCCGGCGCTCGCCGGACGCCGCCAGCGGGGAGGGTGTCTCGGGCGGTCTCTGGCGCACCACGGGGGGAGGCGTTGGTGTCGTCGGCGTGTCGCTGGCGCGCTGCTGCAGGGCGGCTGCGGAGGTGCTGGAACAGGTGGGCCGCAGCTGCTCCGGCCCCCCTGGCGGATCAGGCCTCTGTGCAGAAAGACAGGATCTTGTGGTAGGTGAGCTGGGGGGGATCTGCCTGCCCCGGGATGTGCTGCAACAGAGAGATCTGGCTCAGGGGGGGAGGCGAGCGGCGTCACCGTCGGGGCGAGGCTGCCCCCCCGAGCTGCTTCAAGGGGGAGGGTGGCCGCTGCCTATGCCGCGGTGGAGGCGCttcggcttcttcttcttcctcttcggcCTACAGGGCGGGGGCTCTAGGGGAGGGCAGCGGCTGCAGGGGAGCCATACCTCGTCCAGCAAGACGTCGGGGGGTTTGCACAGAAATAGCGGCTCTTCCCTCTGACCCCCCGTGACCGTCAGCTCCGGAACGTCCAGCGGAAACTCTGCAAGGAGAGCAGAGCATCAGCAGCAGGAGCAACTCCACTAGGGGAAAAGGCGGAAACACGGGAGGGAGGCTTCGCAGGAGGTTAGTCTAACAGGAATTAGCTGGTCGataggcgggcggggggggggggaggcccagcCTGCCTGCTAGGGATGCTGTCAGGGTGGCACTCCTGAATCAGTAGGGGCTGCTTAGACTAGATGATGCTGGATACCACTttctttataatatatatatacctcTGTATCACACAAATATACTGCAGCgatttacaacaaaataaaacaaaaccgtACAGTAATACCATAGAAAGTTTAGAATAAGTTAAAAGCCTCATCAGCTCTGGGAACTTGCAGCCCCCATTCTAAGGAGGGACatgttagagcaggcataggcaaactcagccctccagatgttttgggactacaactcccatcacccctagttaacaggatcagtggtcagagatgatgggaattgtagtcccaaaacatctggagcaggggtcagcaaactttttcagcagggggctggtccactgtccctcagaccttgtggggggccggactatagtttgaaaaaaatgtatatgaatgaattcctatgccccccccccaaataacccagacaTGCACTTTATATAAagtgacacattctactcatgtaaaaacacgctgattcccggactgtctgcgggccggatttagaaggtgatctggcccccgggccttagtttgcctacccatgatctggagggccgagtttgcctatgcctgtgttagagGCTTACAGAATAATGGATAATGTGGAGAAAGTGCCCCCCTGCCCAGACTCCTAATACTAGAACCTTCGAATGTCATGAATCTACTGCAGGAGAGCAGGTTGAGGAGAAACAATAGGAAGGACTTCCCCACAGGATGTAATTAAAACTACTGAATTCACTTCTACAAAATGTGACGTTCACCTATATTGcaggtggctttaaaaggagacTACTAGACAAATTGTTTCATTTATGGGTTCCTTCTCTACAAGGCACCCCAAAGTGGTTTACTATGCAGTAAAAGCAAAcggaacaagtgtgtgtgtgtgtgtgcatacacacacacacagctaaaaCACttgcatatatataaaaaaccttacacacagaaaaatagttttaaaaaatgcatatataaatcCATTCAGTTCTGAAACAGATACCAGCTGGAGTAAAAGCCTCTACTTGAAAGGCTtgtgttaaaaaaggaagaaactgTGCCTGATATATGACAGGGAGTTCCAAGGTGCTGATGCTGCTACACTGAAGGCCCAATTCTGACACTACGGATTGGACCTCCTGGTGCAATAGTATCTCTGCAGGTGTCCCCTCCTGTGGAAGACAGTGACTGGTTGGGTGTATAggaattcctggaggataagCCGTCAGTGGTTAATAACTAGGCAACCAACCTCACATATTAGGTGCTTTGCAGGGAGAATGACGTGCTCTGTAACTTggaggcttctcacaggcatctggttgccacTGGACCagaaggcctgatccagcagcaggcTTGTCTTATGCTGCTGTCTGACCCAGGAAGTGAGGGAGCTGAAGCCTGCCAAGGTGCCGTCTCTGGAAGTCCAGCAGGCATGGGCATAGGGCATCTCCTCCCCCCGGGCACTTAGCAGAGGAGCCTACCTGGCAGGGAACTCTGAGCTGGCAGCTGTGAGGGGGCATATTTCCACACCTTGAGGGAGGAGTCATCACTGCATCCACTGAGCCTGAGCAGATGCTGGGACTGTCCAGCCGGTCTCCTGCGGATGGGGATCCGGCTCGGCCGAGGCATCAGTATTTCCAGCCTGTGGGGAGAAGGCGAGGCTAGGAGGGGGCTGAGCAGCCAAGCCACTCAGGCGAGAGAACTGGGAAATGTTGAGCAGCAGCCCAAATGTCTGCCTCGCTTCCTGGGGAGGGATAAACTTCCAGAGGGCCGAGGCAGGCTCTGTTTTCCCGCTCTCATGCCTGTTCCACCTCAAGcacagcaggggggggggtgtcagtgcactctccgccccccgcccccggtgCTTTCACCGTCTGC
Proteins encoded in this window:
- the OST4 gene encoding dolichyl-diphosphooligosaccharide--protein glycosyltransferase subunit 4, yielding MVTDVQLAIFANMLGVSLFLLVVLYHYVAVNNPKKQE